The proteins below come from a single Bacillus sp. SM2101 genomic window:
- a CDS encoding amino acid ABC transporter permease, translating to MVIVDLFLRTFSGFIEASWMTIRLTIVGLTLGSLLGIIFAFFKISQSKLLQTIASIYITLIRGTPLIVQISFLYFGISSLIVLSGFWAGSIALAIHNGAYIAEIFRGAIQSIDKGQREASSSLGMTRTQSMYRIIFPQAFKRSIPPLGNQFIICLKDSSLVYVIGVAEIYSLANMEAANSFQQFEAFFVAGLYYLVLVMIFTYLLHVVEKRVDVEKVR from the coding sequence ATGGTTATTGTTGATTTGTTCTTAAGAACATTTTCCGGATTTATAGAAGCTAGCTGGATGACTATACGGTTAACGATCGTAGGTCTAACACTAGGTTCATTGTTAGGTATTATTTTTGCTTTCTTTAAAATCTCTCAATCTAAGCTATTGCAAACAATTGCTTCAATATATATTACGCTAATTCGTGGCACTCCTTTAATAGTACAAATTTCTTTTTTGTATTTTGGTATCTCTTCCCTTATTGTTTTATCAGGATTTTGGGCAGGGTCAATCGCACTAGCTATTCATAATGGAGCGTATATAGCTGAAATATTTCGGGGAGCCATTCAAAGTATTGATAAAGGACAACGCGAAGCAAGTAGTTCACTAGGTATGACGAGAACACAAAGTATGTATCGAATTATCTTTCCACAAGCATTTAAACGATCGATCCCCCCACTTGGAAACCAATTTATTATTTGTTTAAAGGATTCTTCGTTAGTATATGTCATTGGGGTTGCTGAGATTTATTCTTTAGCAAATATGGAGGCGGCAAACTCATTCCAACAGTTTGAAGCATTCTTTGTTGCTGGACTATATTATTTAGTTTTAGTGATGATATTTACGTATTTATTACATGTGGTGGAAAAAAGGGTCGATGTTGAAAAAGTGAGGTGA
- a CDS encoding transporter substrate-binding domain-containing protein, producing the protein MRKRDVVLMLLLVVIFSTACGTNETTNSSGADQNFDLVEQGKLTWASSGLYKPFNYSENGELKGFDVEIGYALAEKLGLEPNPVTTPWETILQGLKGEKFDIILGSMAITDDRLKQVNFTDPYYYSGGTVFVSDENKEIKSADDLAGKRIGVVAQSTYDEAAKKYTDDIKYYNSDVTALNDLTVKGRLDAVITDSIVGFEAQAAGLTIKEAGDRLWVERIGIAVRKDDEELLEALNEVLEEIVTDGTYVDISNDFFGTNLLDVNLEGVEIYK; encoded by the coding sequence ATGAGAAAGCGTGATGTAGTATTGATGTTGCTTTTAGTAGTGATATTTTCTACAGCTTGTGGAACGAACGAAACTACCAATAGCAGTGGAGCAGATCAAAATTTCGACTTAGTAGAACAAGGAAAACTAACGTGGGCTAGTAGCGGCTTGTATAAACCTTTTAACTACTCAGAAAACGGAGAACTAAAAGGATTTGATGTTGAGATTGGTTATGCACTAGCAGAAAAGCTTGGACTTGAGCCAAATCCTGTTACCACACCATGGGAAACAATATTGCAAGGTTTAAAAGGAGAAAAATTTGACATTATTTTAGGAAGTATGGCTATAACAGATGATCGATTAAAACAAGTTAACTTTACAGACCCATATTATTATTCAGGTGGTACAGTTTTTGTTTCGGATGAAAATAAAGAAATTAAATCAGCAGATGATTTAGCTGGGAAACGAATTGGCGTTGTAGCACAAAGCACATATGATGAAGCTGCGAAGAAGTATACTGACGATATTAAGTATTATAACAGTGATGTTACAGCACTCAATGATTTAACAGTAAAAGGTCGGCTAGATGCGGTTATTACTGATTCAATCGTTGGCTTTGAAGCTCAAGCAGCAGGTTTAACTATTAAAGAGGCTGGAGACCGTCTGTGGGTCGAACGAATTGGTATTGCGGTTAGAAAAGATGACGAAGAATTGTTGGAAGCTTTAAATGAAGTGTTAGAAGAAATTGTTACGGACGGTACGTATGTAGATATTTCAAATGATTTTTTTGGTACGAATCTATTAGATGTCAATCTTGAAGGTGTTGAAATATATAAATAA
- a CDS encoding L-threonine 3-dehydrogenase — translation MKKIMVTGALGQIGSELVMKMRDIYGPNNIIATDIRNIDSAVVHSGPFEILDVTDDKKMFDLAKGYEVDTIIHLAALLSATAESKPLLAWNLNMGGLVNALEVARELGCQFFTPSSIGAFGPNTPKEQTPQDTIQRPTTMYGVNKVSGELLCDYYYHKFAVDTRGLRFPGLVSYMTPPGGGTTDYAVDIYYQAIEKKQYTSFINKGTYMDMMYMADAVHAVITLMEADATRLKHRNSFNVSAMSIAPEHIEVAIQQHIPEFKLYYDVDPVRQSIADSWPNAIDCSAAKDEWDFSVNYDLEKMTVDMLEKLKKKQLVNV, via the coding sequence ATGAAAAAAATCATGGTTACTGGTGCATTAGGTCAAATTGGTTCCGAGTTAGTCATGAAAATGCGCGATATTTATGGACCGAACAACATCATTGCAACTGATATTCGAAATATTGATAGTGCAGTGGTACACTCAGGTCCATTTGAGATTCTTGATGTAACAGATGATAAGAAAATGTTCGATTTAGCTAAAGGTTATGAAGTAGATACGATTATTCACTTGGCAGCGCTGCTGTCAGCTACTGCTGAATCAAAGCCATTACTTGCATGGAATCTTAATATGGGAGGACTTGTTAATGCTTTAGAAGTAGCTAGGGAACTAGGGTGTCAATTTTTTACTCCAAGTTCAATTGGTGCTTTCGGACCGAACACGCCAAAAGAACAAACACCACAAGACACCATTCAAAGACCAACAACAATGTATGGTGTAAATAAAGTATCTGGTGAATTATTATGTGATTATTATTATCATAAGTTTGCAGTTGATACGAGAGGTCTACGTTTTCCAGGATTAGTTTCTTATATGACTCCACCTGGGGGAGGAACAACTGATTATGCAGTCGATATTTACTATCAAGCAATTGAAAAGAAGCAATATACTTCATTTATTAATAAAGGAACGTATATGGATATGATGTATATGGCAGATGCTGTTCATGCAGTTATTACATTAATGGAGGCTGATGCAACTCGTCTTAAGCATCGAAATTCTTTTAATGTATCTGCAATGAGTATTGCACCTGAGCATATTGAGGTAGCTATTCAACAACACATTCCAGAGTTCAAGCTATACTATGATGTTGATCCTGTCAGACAATCAATAGCAGATAGTTGGCCTAATGCCATAGATTGCTCAGCTGCTAAGGATGAGTGGGATTTCAGTGTGAATTATGACTTAGAAAAAATGACAGTAGATATGTTGGAAAAGCTAAAAAAAAAGCAATTAGTTAACGTGTAA
- a CDS encoding glycine C-acetyltransferase: protein MSSHVLASFLQNNLEDLKNNGLYNVIDPIESPNGPIIKIAGRELINLSSNNYLGLATDERLKEVAIKTIEEYGVGAGAVRTINGTMDLHVKLEEELAKFKHTEAAIAYQSGFNCNMAAISAVMDKNDAILSDELNHASIIDGCRLSKAKIIRFNHSDMDDLRQKAKEAKQSGLYNKIMVITDGVFSMDGDIAKLPEIVEIAEEFDLITYVDDAHGSGVLGKGAGTVKHFGLSDKVDFQIGTLSKAIGVVGGYVAGKRDLIDWLKVRSRPFLFSTALTPADVAACTKAIDILMSSTELQERLWGNGDYLKEGLRNLGFDIGHSETPITPVIIGDEVKTQQFSKRLNEEGVYAKSIVFPTVPKGTGRIRNMPTAAHSKEMLDQAIGIFEKVGKELAVL from the coding sequence ATGTCAAGTCATGTTTTAGCTTCTTTTTTACAAAATAACTTAGAGGATTTAAAAAACAACGGACTATATAATGTCATAGATCCAATAGAAAGCCCGAATGGGCCGATCATCAAAATTGCTGGAAGAGAATTGATTAACTTATCTTCTAATAATTATTTAGGCTTAGCGACTGATGAACGATTGAAGGAAGTTGCTATAAAAACGATTGAAGAGTATGGCGTGGGTGCAGGTGCAGTCAGAACGATAAATGGAACGATGGATTTGCACGTTAAGTTGGAAGAAGAGTTAGCAAAATTTAAACATACAGAAGCTGCAATTGCTTACCAGTCAGGGTTTAATTGTAATATGGCAGCAATTTCAGCTGTAATGGATAAGAATGATGCGATTTTGTCTGATGAGCTAAATCATGCATCTATTATTGACGGATGCCGTCTCTCAAAAGCAAAAATTATTCGCTTCAATCATTCTGACATGGATGATTTGCGTCAAAAGGCAAAGGAAGCGAAACAATCTGGACTTTATAACAAAATTATGGTCATTACAGATGGCGTATTTTCGATGGACGGAGATATTGCAAAATTACCTGAAATCGTTGAAATAGCTGAAGAGTTTGACCTGATTACATATGTAGATGATGCCCATGGCTCTGGTGTTCTAGGGAAAGGTGCGGGAACAGTTAAGCATTTTGGTTTATCTGATAAAGTAGATTTTCAAATTGGTACGCTGTCAAAGGCCATCGGTGTTGTAGGTGGTTACGTTGCAGGAAAAAGAGATTTAATCGATTGGCTAAAAGTAAGAAGCAGACCATTTTTATTCTCAACTGCATTAACTCCAGCTGATGTAGCAGCATGTACGAAAGCCATTGATATATTAATGAGTAGTACGGAATTACAGGAAAGATTATGGGGAAATGGAGATTATTTAAAGGAAGGTCTTCGCAACTTAGGGTTTGATATTGGTCATAGTGAAACACCAATAACCCCAGTAATCATCGGCGATGAAGTGAAAACTCAACAATTTAGTAAGAGATTAAATGAAGAAGGTGTGTATGCTAAGTCAATTGTTTTTCCAACAGTACCAAAGGGAACGGGAAGGATTCGTAATATGCCTACAGCAGCACATTCGAAGGAAATGTTAGATCAGGCGATTGGTATATTTGAAAAAGTAGGAAAAGAATTAGCTGTTCTCTAA
- a CDS encoding amino acid ABC transporter ATP-binding protein, which yields MLTARDVYKAFGDLQVLQGIDLHIKPQEVVVLVGISGSGKSTLLRCFNFLETIDSGEILIDNKKISPKKDNLSKVREQVGMVFQHFNLFPHKTVIENIIEAPIIVKKVNKNEAIQEGLALLEKVGLQDKAHAYPHMLSGGQKQRVAIARSLAMKPKAMLFDEPTSALDPELVGEVLQVIKNLAKEGMTMVIVTHEMNFARDVADRIVMLHEGTIIETAAPKDFFENPTHERTKQFLKLVNR from the coding sequence GTGCTAACGGCTAGGGATGTATATAAAGCATTTGGTGATCTTCAAGTGTTGCAAGGTATTGATCTACACATTAAGCCTCAAGAGGTAGTAGTTTTGGTTGGAATTAGTGGTTCTGGAAAAAGTACATTGCTAAGGTGCTTTAATTTCTTGGAGACAATTGATAGTGGAGAAATATTAATTGATAATAAGAAAATATCTCCCAAAAAAGACAATTTATCGAAGGTGAGAGAGCAGGTAGGGATGGTTTTTCAGCATTTTAATTTATTTCCGCATAAAACAGTTATTGAAAATATTATTGAAGCACCTATAATTGTAAAAAAAGTTAATAAAAACGAAGCTATACAAGAGGGTTTAGCATTGTTAGAAAAAGTTGGACTACAGGACAAAGCACATGCGTATCCTCATATGCTTTCAGGTGGTCAAAAGCAACGTGTAGCAATTGCAAGGTCACTTGCTATGAAACCAAAGGCAATGTTGTTTGATGAACCCACTTCTGCACTCGATCCTGAGCTGGTGGGAGAGGTGCTCCAAGTAATAAAAAACCTTGCCAAAGAAGGAATGACAATGGTTATTGTTACCCATGAAATGAATTTTGCACGAGACGTAGCAGATAGAATTGTTATGCTACACGAAGGCACAATAATTGAGACGGCTGCTCCAAAAGATTTCTTTGAAAATCCAACACATGAGCGCACGAAGCAATTTTTAAAGCTTGTAAATAGATAA